Proteins encoded in a region of the Ziziphus jujuba cultivar Dongzao chromosome 3, ASM3175591v1 genome:
- the LOC125423622 gene encoding 23 kDa jasmonate-induced protein has product MQSILSGDAITNETLAAMSKYTGKETGQKERAQHALDTMNEDKKYKALEFVNELKKEYGTGASTLCLFYNATGDAINFIEKHDWYGHSYKYPYPPELGNGQWGAFLHVHQGGSATGAIGAIVYRGKNCDGNDTDWMQAWYNPWAGTNRAYTEVHEAGYFTEGVWDGIYDKLSNTSANNDYQGNGGQSGVGIGNDTSPYFDGVMTLEGLVIPKSK; this is encoded by the exons ATGCAATCCATTTTGTCTGGCGACGCCATCACTAATGAAACTTTGGCGGCAATGTCAAAGTACACAGGCAAAGAAACAGGCCAAAAAGAGAGGGCGCAACATGCTTTGGATACcatgaatgaagataaaaaGTACAAAGCATTAGAGTTTGTGAACGAACTGAAGAAGGAATATGGTACCGGGGCCTCCACACTTTGCCTATTTTACAATGCTACTGGAGATGCCATAAACTTTATAGAAAAACATGACTGGTATGGGCACAGTTACAAGTACCCATATCCACCGGAACTTGGAAATGGCCAATGGGGTGCATTCCTGCATGTCCATCAAGGTGGATCTGCTACTGGAGCCATCGGAGCTATTGTGTATCGTGGCAAAAATTGCGACGGAAATGACACTGATTGGATGCAGGCATGGTACAATCCATGGGCCGGAACCAATCGG GCTTATACTGAAGTCCATGAAGCTGGGTATTTTACCGAAGGTGTTTGGGATGGAATCTATGATAAACTAAGCAACACATCAGCCAATAACGATTACCAAGGTAATGGAGGCCAGTCAGGTGTTGGAATTGGGAATGACACTTCACCCTATTTTGATGGAGTGATGACTTTGGAAGGTCTGGTAATCCCTAAATCTAAATAA